A single window of Rhodococcoides fascians A25f DNA harbors:
- a CDS encoding DNA cytosine methyltransferase, giving the protein MASTHGVAISLFSGAGGLDLGAEQAGFDVRAAVERDRDAALTMEKNFPKLASPVIQKDILDTSTDEICRAAGLTRGQRPDLLIGGPPCTPFSKSGFWLEWKRSGLDPDATLLQEYTRVLREARPRAFVLENVYALTYNNKASRPALERLLREIGEAGYDHHMQVLNAADFGVPQARPRLFIIGVPKGKPLPPHPLPTHGGQWERRASGNSAKGYVTAGEALAGLVSDPEPEETVGGQYGPLLSEIPPGGNYLHYTAEKGHPDPRFEWRSRYWSFLLKLSPEKPSPTIQAQPGPNVGPFHWDNRRLRASEVKRLFTYPDDFELVGSRGSVQAQLGNSVPPLLARRVLESVRTHMRR; this is encoded by the coding sequence ATGGCAAGTACCCACGGAGTCGCTATCTCCCTGTTCTCCGGCGCGGGTGGACTGGACTTGGGCGCCGAGCAGGCAGGTTTCGACGTCCGCGCAGCCGTTGAACGCGACCGCGACGCGGCTCTGACAATGGAGAAGAACTTCCCGAAGTTGGCGTCGCCCGTGATCCAGAAGGACATCCTCGACACCAGCACCGATGAGATTTGTCGCGCTGCGGGACTCACAAGGGGGCAACGGCCAGACCTCTTGATAGGCGGACCGCCCTGCACACCGTTCTCGAAGAGTGGGTTTTGGCTGGAGTGGAAAAGATCGGGTCTGGACCCTGATGCCACGCTTCTTCAGGAGTACACGCGAGTACTCCGTGAAGCACGACCACGTGCCTTTGTTCTAGAAAATGTGTACGCCCTCACATACAACAACAAGGCAAGTCGACCTGCGCTGGAACGACTTTTGCGAGAGATAGGCGAGGCCGGGTACGACCACCACATGCAGGTCCTGAATGCCGCGGACTTCGGTGTCCCCCAAGCTAGGCCACGCTTATTCATTATTGGGGTTCCTAAGGGTAAGCCGCTGCCGCCACATCCCTTGCCCACCCACGGGGGCCAGTGGGAACGACGCGCCAGCGGCAATTCGGCCAAGGGGTACGTCACGGCCGGGGAGGCGCTTGCCGGGTTGGTCAGCGATCCTGAGCCGGAAGAGACGGTCGGAGGCCAGTACGGGCCTTTGCTGTCAGAGATTCCACCAGGCGGAAACTACCTGCACTACACCGCCGAGAAGGGCCACCCGGATCCTCGATTTGAGTGGCGCAGCCGCTACTGGTCGTTTTTGCTCAAGCTTTCTCCAGAAAAGCCATCGCCAACGATTCAAGCTCAGCCCGGACCAAACGTTGGCCCATTCCACTGGGACAACCGTCGCCTTCGAGCGAGCGAAGTCAAACGACTCTTCACGTATCCAGACGACTTCGAGTTGGTAGGAAGTCGAGGCAGCGTCCAGGCTCAGCTTGGGAACTCCGTTCCGCCGCTATTGGCCCGTCGCGTACTTGAGTCCGTGCGCACACACATGCGCCGCTAG
- a CDS encoding GTP pyrophosphokinase, translating to MTIEKDALAKWNLEKPVYQAWGKFIVQSVLSSLKNIDGSSLDNFLKIPPAPRLKADDSYLAKVQKKTAKDQDIETIDDRVGVRFVVLLTEQISEIEDIVRSFGHSVSKDRDYEAERDLKPLEFAYQSVHLVVRPKSDLIYQGVAIPAGTACEVQIRTLLQHAHSELTHDRLYKSKREAPKSLHRSVARSMALIEATDDIFGDVARKLDEAESNVRGVVTKLDEIYRKAVEVEPTATNYNSEFIEDLIELGFEGDGTSVASRVESLIESKPYLAEKIASNRERRPLMYGISGVLYAYLLATESLYDLKELWPLDLSYLQEICLDLGISID from the coding sequence ATGACCATCGAAAAGGATGCGCTCGCGAAGTGGAACCTTGAAAAGCCTGTTTACCAGGCTTGGGGGAAGTTTATCGTTCAAAGTGTTCTGTCGAGCCTAAAGAATATCGATGGTTCTTCGTTGGATAATTTTCTAAAAATACCACCCGCCCCCCGATTGAAAGCAGATGATTCGTACCTCGCGAAGGTTCAGAAAAAGACGGCCAAGGATCAAGATATCGAGACGATAGATGACCGTGTAGGTGTCCGATTCGTTGTGCTACTAACTGAACAGATTTCCGAAATTGAAGACATCGTACGGAGTTTTGGCCACTCCGTTTCGAAGGACAGGGACTACGAAGCGGAACGTGATCTGAAGCCATTAGAGTTTGCCTACCAGTCCGTTCACCTTGTAGTTCGGCCTAAGTCTGATCTGATCTATCAGGGTGTAGCTATTCCAGCGGGCACAGCTTGCGAAGTGCAGATCAGAACTCTTTTACAGCATGCGCACAGCGAATTAACGCACGACCGCCTCTATAAGTCTAAGCGCGAGGCTCCGAAAAGTCTGCACAGATCTGTTGCTCGTAGCATGGCGCTGATCGAAGCCACCGATGACATCTTTGGCGATGTGGCGAGAAAGCTTGATGAAGCGGAGTCTAATGTTCGAGGTGTTGTAACGAAATTGGATGAGATTTACCGAAAAGCTGTTGAGGTCGAGCCGACGGCAACCAACTATAACTCCGAGTTCATTGAAGATCTGATCGAATTGGGCTTCGAAGGCGACGGCACTTCTGTGGCATCTAGGGTTGAGTCCTTGATCGAATCGAAGCCGTATCTTGCCGAAAAAATTGCGAGTAATCGTGAACGCAGACCATTGATGTATGGAATTTCTGGAGTGCTCTACGCATACCTACTGGCGACTGAAAGCCTGTACGATTTAAAGGAATTGTGGCCCCTTGACCTTTCATATCTTCAAGAGATTTGTCTGGACCTTGGGATATCGATCGACTAG
- a CDS encoding nucleoid-associated protein, which produces MFENLTVERLTLHHVFKRAPGGERVTPIYARSVFRPDTDVKRLIEQRLVMAVANQSKAMTVDIVKAGADTTFQLGRQAAFASDDEFIRISTKITDALADAQRTKVPPEGFLFIINGTTGYPALSFVALMKAEPQSGFSIDESDSISLKLLDQLVLTPASKLYKVGIFVERDGDLSNEMDAEGWEAVVFDQRMTQADRQNASKYFYDSFLGCALPKDSAFLTKRFYELTSHYVNNAISSPQEQADTKTALYSYLKIDVSPTISVEEFTERYLSEDTKRASDFRQFMESENFSTRAFSKDIGDIKSKLNKRTVAFPSGIRLTGSVESFSKNVKIEYKSARETGENHDKTVIEINENPTEA; this is translated from the coding sequence ATGTTCGAGAACCTCACTGTAGAACGACTGACCTTGCATCATGTCTTCAAACGAGCGCCAGGCGGTGAACGGGTGACACCCATCTACGCCAGGTCGGTGTTCCGGCCCGATACCGACGTCAAGCGACTCATTGAGCAACGACTGGTCATGGCTGTAGCAAATCAGTCCAAGGCGATGACGGTAGACATTGTCAAGGCTGGTGCAGATACAACGTTCCAGCTGGGCAGGCAAGCAGCTTTCGCTAGCGACGATGAATTCATCAGGATATCCACAAAAATAACTGACGCACTTGCGGATGCCCAGAGGACAAAAGTTCCCCCCGAGGGATTTCTCTTTATCATCAACGGAACGACGGGGTATCCCGCTTTGTCATTCGTGGCCTTAATGAAAGCAGAGCCACAGTCCGGATTCTCAATTGACGAATCGGATTCGATTTCCCTGAAGCTTCTTGACCAATTAGTCTTGACACCTGCTTCCAAGCTCTACAAGGTGGGTATCTTTGTCGAACGGGACGGCGACTTATCTAACGAAATGGATGCCGAAGGTTGGGAGGCCGTCGTATTCGATCAGCGAATGACGCAAGCTGACAGACAGAATGCATCAAAGTACTTTTACGATTCCTTCCTGGGGTGCGCGCTGCCTAAAGATAGCGCATTTTTAACCAAACGATTTTATGAGCTAACAAGTCATTATGTGAACAATGCGATCTCGTCGCCTCAAGAGCAAGCGGATACTAAAACCGCACTGTACTCTTACTTGAAGATTGACGTAAGTCCAACAATCTCAGTGGAAGAATTCACTGAAAGATATCTATCAGAAGACACGAAGAGAGCGTCGGATTTTAGGCAATTCATGGAGTCCGAGAACTTTTCTACACGAGCATTTTCAAAAGACATTGGGGATATTAAGTCTAAGCTGAACAAGCGCACCGTCGCCTTCCCTTCTGGTATTCGTTTGACGGGTTCTGTTGAATCATTCTCCAAAAATGTAAAAATTGAGTACAAGTCTGCACGCGAGACCGGAGAAAACCACGACAAAACTGTTATCGAGATCAACGAGAACCCCACAGAAGCATGA
- a CDS encoding MerR family transcriptional regulator translates to MRALHHYEALGLLVASSRTSGGHRCYTQADVRRLHRIVALRSLGFPLEDIAAALRAEPDLDPGDLIREQLVLIEERIDRAAVLRNRLLVVLDGLDNAVEPSTSEFLRLIEETMTTHQPLTSEEFESLKQKREEFAQRMGSAKLEELSKRRKSSAAEMSRAEHERLRDNRARITPPDIETAAIADQ, encoded by the coding sequence GTGCGGGCGTTGCACCATTACGAGGCTCTCGGATTGCTAGTCGCGTCGTCGCGAACGTCGGGCGGCCATCGGTGCTATACGCAGGCCGATGTTCGGCGGCTACATCGCATTGTGGCGTTGCGGAGCTTGGGGTTTCCACTCGAAGACATCGCTGCGGCGTTGCGCGCCGAACCCGACTTGGATCCCGGAGACCTCATTCGGGAGCAGTTGGTCCTGATCGAGGAACGCATCGATCGGGCCGCGGTTCTACGGAATCGTTTGCTCGTTGTGCTCGATGGTCTTGACAACGCGGTCGAGCCATCGACATCAGAATTCCTGCGATTGATAGAGGAGACCATGACCACTCACCAACCTTTGACCTCAGAAGAATTCGAAAGCCTCAAGCAGAAGCGTGAAGAGTTCGCGCAGCGGATGGGTTCAGCGAAACTGGAGGAACTCTCGAAACGACGCAAATCCAGCGCCGCGGAAATGAGCCGTGCCGAACACGAGAGGTTACGTGACAACCGCGCGCGGATCACTCCGCCCGACATCGAAACCGCCGCGATCGCAGATCAGTAG
- a CDS encoding ATP-binding protein, which yields MEYGLNPFTPGSGTRPPELVGRTAELERFDLLVARAKRRRYDRGLMLQGLRGVGKTTLLATMADQARRHNWVVVEVEAQTSVEGAEALRRRIAKDISRAVRRRQFAGPVANKIRQLTEEFSVSATAFGVGVELARSTDTEKPTLGVEFEDLVEDLTEELRKDGTALGLFIDEMQELEPALLQVILATQHRAAQREWPFFVCGAGLPNLAQALADARSYAERQFDYRTIGPLADDQARDAIVTPIARLNQDISVEATDYIVAASDGYPYFLQVFGHELWQAAQQSPFTLADAEDAVDTGHASLDSGFYSSRWLRATEAEKRYLVAIARSGTDTPRTATLAEALGSNPQSMAPHRDSCIRKGLIWSPARGLVAFTVPGMADFIRRQPNAPVI from the coding sequence ATGGAGTACGGACTGAACCCCTTCACACCAGGGTCTGGCACCCGACCACCCGAACTCGTCGGGCGCACTGCCGAACTCGAACGATTCGACCTGTTGGTCGCGCGGGCGAAACGGCGGCGCTACGACCGTGGGCTCATGCTGCAGGGTCTGCGGGGGGTAGGGAAGACCACGCTGTTGGCGACCATGGCGGACCAGGCTCGCCGCCACAATTGGGTGGTGGTCGAGGTCGAGGCCCAGACCAGTGTGGAAGGTGCCGAAGCCCTGAGACGGCGCATCGCCAAAGACATCTCTCGCGCTGTACGTCGTCGTCAGTTCGCCGGCCCGGTCGCGAACAAGATCCGGCAGTTGACCGAAGAGTTCTCGGTGTCCGCCACCGCGTTCGGTGTCGGAGTCGAGCTCGCTCGCTCAACCGATACCGAGAAGCCGACCTTAGGGGTCGAATTCGAGGATCTCGTCGAAGATCTCACCGAGGAACTGCGCAAGGACGGCACCGCGCTGGGGCTGTTCATCGACGAGATGCAGGAACTCGAGCCGGCGCTACTGCAAGTGATCCTGGCAACCCAGCACCGTGCGGCCCAGCGAGAATGGCCGTTCTTCGTGTGTGGCGCAGGCCTGCCGAACCTCGCGCAAGCATTGGCAGACGCACGGTCGTACGCCGAGCGCCAGTTCGATTACAGGACCATCGGTCCGCTCGCTGACGATCAGGCCCGCGATGCGATCGTCACACCCATCGCCAGGCTGAACCAAGACATCTCTGTCGAAGCGACCGACTACATCGTCGCGGCAAGTGACGGATACCCGTACTTCCTTCAAGTGTTCGGTCACGAGCTCTGGCAGGCAGCCCAGCAATCCCCGTTCACTCTCGCCGACGCCGAGGACGCCGTCGACACCGGCCATGCCTCGCTCGATTCCGGCTTCTACAGCTCGAGGTGGCTACGGGCCACCGAAGCAGAAAAGCGATATTTGGTCGCCATCGCACGCAGCGGAACAGACACTCCGCGGACGGCAACCCTCGCCGAGGCCCTCGGATCGAACCCGCAATCGATGGCACCGCACCGTGACTCCTGCATACGCAAAGGACTCATCTGGTCTCCCGCCCGCGGCCTGGTTGCTTTCACCGTCCCCGGGATGGCGGACTTCATCCGTCGCCAACCCAACGCTCCGGTCATCTGA